Sequence from the Thermomicrobiales bacterium genome:
GTCGTGCAATCAGGCTCGTCAGTCCTCGGACCACCACCAGCGGCGGCTGGTGTTCAGGTTGTCGCAGCCAGTCTCGGTGATGAGGATGTTGTCCTCCAGCCGCAGGCCGCCTTCCGGGTGCCGATACAGGCCCGGCTCCGGCGTCAGGAACATGCCCGGTCGCAGGATCGTGCGATCGCCGGTGAACAGCACCGGCGGCTCGTCGTTCGAAACGCCGAGGCCG
This genomic interval carries:
- a CDS encoding M24 family metallopeptidase, translated to RGGRAAHLPPASAVTAHAEGFDGYQSMHFGGPSTYCGHGLGVSNDEPPVLFTGDRTILRPGMFLTPEPGLYRHPEGGLRLEDNILITETGCDNLNTSRRWWWSED